One stretch of Cygnus olor isolate bCygOlo1 chromosome 1, bCygOlo1.pri.v2, whole genome shotgun sequence DNA includes these proteins:
- the PRMT8 gene encoding protein arginine N-methyltransferase 8: MGMKHSSRCLLLRRKMAENAAESTEVCPVPSQPPQPTVVPKPVQSVIHVPLQPSCPGRGKMAKLLNPEEMTSRDYYFDSYAHFGIHEEMLKDEVRTLTYRNSMYHNKHVFKDKIVLDVGSGTGILSMFAAKAGAKKVYGIECSSISDYSEKIIKANHLDNIITIFKGKVEEVELPVDKVDIIISEWMGYCLFYESMLNTVIFARDKWLKPGGLMFPDRAALYVVAIEDRQYKDFKIHWWENVYGFDMTCIRDVAMKEPLVDIVDPKQVVTNACLIKEVDIYTVKTEELAFTSAFCLQIQRNDYIHALVTYFNIEFTKCHKKMGFSTAPDAPYTHWKQTVFYLEDYLTVRRGEEIYGTISMKPNAKNVRDLDFTVDLDFKGQLCETSVSNDYKMR, encoded by the exons GTTTGCCCTGTCCCATCCCAGCCTCCACAGCCTACTGTTGTTCCGAAACCAGTTCAATCTGTCATACATGTCCCATTGCAACCAAGCTGCCCAGGCCGAGGCAAGATGGCAAAGCTCCTCAATCCAGAAGAGATGACATCCAGGGATTATTATTTTGATTCCTATGCTCACTTTGGAATTCATGag GAAATGTTAAAGGATGAAGTACGTACATTAACCTATAGAAACTCAATGTATCacaataaacatgtttttaaagataagaTTGTCCTTGATGTTGGAAGTGGCACAGGAATCCTCTCCATGTTTGCTGCAAAGGCAGGAGCCAAGAAAGTATATGGG attGAATGTTCAAGTATATCTGACTACTCAGAAAAAATTATCAAGGCCAACCACTTGGACAACa TAATCACAATATTTAAAGGTAAAGTGGAAGAAGTTGAATTACCTGTGGATAAAGTAGACATCATCATCAGCGAGTGGATGGGTTACTGTCTTTTCTATGAGTCAATGTTAAACACAGTCATCTTCGCACGAGACAAGTGGCTG AAACCAGGAGGGCTAATGTTTCCAGACCGAGCTGCTTTGTACGTGGTAGCAATTGAAGACAGACAGTACAAGGACTTCAAAATTCACT GGTGGGAGAATGTGTACGGCTTTGACATGACCTGTATTAGGGATGTTGCCATGAAGGAGCCTCTGGTGGACATAGTAGATCCAAAGCAAGTGGTGACCAATGCCTGTTTAATAAAG GAAGTAGACATCTATacagtgaagactgaagaaCTGGCATTTACTTCTGCATTCTGCCTCCAAATTCAGCGTAATGATTACATTCATGCCTTGGTCACCTATTTTAATATCGAATTTACAAAGTGTCACAAGAAGATGGGATTTTCTACAG cacCTGATGCTCCCTATACTCACTGGAAGCAAACTGTCTTCTACTTAGAGGACTATCTAACTGTGAGACGAGGAGAAGAAATCTATGGAACGATATCCATGAAACCAAATGCAAAAAATGTG CGTGACCTGGATTTCACAGTAGATTTGGATTTCAAAGGACAGCTATGTGAAACATCAGTATCTAATGACTACAAAATGCGCTAG